CCCCTTCACTGCCGCGAGTGCCTTGCCAGGCCCCCTTTTGCTCAGCGTGCTTATAGGTGGGGTTCCAGCCTCCCTGCATGGCTTCCCTGCAGGCCATGGAACCCCTTCTGGTTTACAGAAGGCAAGGTGCACCCCGTGATGAATCTTGGTGCAGGTAGTTCTGGAAGCCCGCGAGTTcctggaggggtgtgtgtgttgctgagtCTGTGTCCCATCTGGGATCTGCTCAGCACTGACAGAAataagtgtgtgagtgagtgagtgggtgtatgagtatgtgagtgagtgggtgtgtgagtgtgtggtgtgtgagtgggtgtgtgaatgagtgtgtgagtgagtgggtgagtgtgtgagtgagtggatCTGtaaatgtgtgggtgtgtgagtgagtgggtgtgtgagtgtgtgagtacctgagtgagtgggtgagtgggtgtgtgagtgaatgggtgtgtgagtgtgtgagtgaatgcatgagtgggtgagtgagtgtCTGAGTGAGTgggtgtgagagtgagtgtgagtgcaTGAGTGTGAGAGTGGGTGAGTGAGCGAGTGCCTGATGAGTGTGTGCGTGAGTGAATTCAGTGCTCCAGGGACCCCTGGGTTCCCCTGTGAAGACGCCCATAGTGTTTTAGGGCCGGTTAGCTGCAGTCCTCAGGACCTCACTGCACCATTTGACTTCCCCCAtcttttttctgcttctgtgGAATGGGCTCTTAACTTCTGCCCAAGCCGCCCTGCTGGGGCTTTGTGGGGTAGAATGCCAGTACCTCAGGGAGATCCCTCTCATCCCCAAGAATGGGGAAACCgagacttggggaggaagggctgGGACAGTGCCTGAACTCAGAGTCAACAGACTTCCCTGAaacacccccattcccaccctgcACCCTAAGTCTGGAAATCCTGAGTCAGAGCTGGAATGGGCCATGGAGAGTTTTCCTGCCCGCTTCCAAGGGCCTCAGAGcctcctgacttccctcagggaacgtggtgggggggggatgggaaaAACCTTAGCTGGACATTCTGGGGAAGCTCTCCTGGAAGCCCCTCGatctgtcagtctgtctgagTCTGCCCAGGGGACCTGAGGTCAGGAGGAAGCAAGCTGGGAGTGTGAGGAGGGTGGGACTGCGTGTGGCCCAGCATAGACCCGCCCTACACTGTCCCCACCCCAAGCTCTCTTAATGAAATCAAGCTGGCCCTCCAGCCCAgcggggaggaggaaagaggagggccTGGAGGCCGAGGCGGGCAGGCACCAGCCAGAGCAGCTGGCGGCAGACAGCAGACTGTCTGGTGGGCCAGGCTCCTCTACCTGGCAGGCCTTCCTTCACCGGAAGCCGGTAAGTCCCAGCCTGCAGCTCTGGAAGTCTGAGATGGGCTGGAGTTTGGAGCTGCAGACTCCTAGAGAACTTTGAATCTCTGAATGTGGGGAGAACAATCTGAGTATGTGTTTGAGGCTGTGAGTACCCTGTggtaaagtgtgtgtgcatgggtgctgggtcaccagaactgtgcatgtgtgtggtgggaatGTTAGGGCATCATTTCCAAGGCCACGGGGCTGCTGGTGGGAACTTGTCTCGCGTGCCGGCTGTAGGCAGTGCCTGGGATGTCCGATACCACCCAttagtgtgtgtgcgcgcgagaGCAGGAGGCTGTGGGAGCTTGCTGGAGTGTCTCGGAGCTGTGTTGTGGGCTCTGACTGCTGCTGCCAACGTTGCTGCTGGCAGTGTGAGTGTGTAAGCTTGTGTGTGGGCTCCGAGACCTCAGCCTTCCTCTGGGCCGCTTTTCAAGGGGTCCCTGTCCTTGGCAGCCCCAGGGAAATGGGCTTGGATATAATGCTTCTTCCagaaccccctcccccaagtctAATTGAAGCCAGGTTTCCATGGCCTGCCTATCCATCCCTGGCCCCCAGTTTCTGGGTGGGGGTGGAACAGAGGCTCTGGCTAGGCAGTCTCAGGTCCTGGGGTACCCAGTCCTTAGGGGTAAACTTCCTCATCTGCCTATTCTAACCATCTCGATTTCAAGCAGCAGCTCCTAAGAGAGAGGGTCCTGGAGTGTCCGCTGCATCCCCTTGCTGACACGTATATGCCAGGCACTTCTGTGACCTGTCCCCATTGCACAGATGTGGAAGCTGGAGCTCTGGGAATGGACGCATCCAGCCCCAgacacagctgctctgagccacctctccaaagGGCTCTGCTGGGCAATGAGTTTCCTCTGGGCTGGAAACAGGTTTACTGGCCTGAGATCCTGAGTCTTGTTTAGAATTGATCCAGGAGGCCGAGTAGGCCCTGTCCTCCCAGAAGGCAGCCAAAGATGCCGGACATGTCTAGCAGTCATCTCAGGCCTCTTCAGGTCAGTTcttccactccacagagaggaaactgaggcccagagagttTAGAGGAACCACTCAGTGTCACATGGCTATCTCCTGCAAGATTTGGCTAGTTCCATGTAGGGCTTGAGTCCCCACACTTGGCCGCCTTTCTTGGGAGAGCCCTGAGGGACTGAGGAAGGTGGGGGGCTCCGGGAGTTAGGGTCTTGCTCTTTTGAGGCGGGAGCAGTTTCTGCTGCTCTCTCTGGATCCTTTTGGATGATCTGGGGTGCCAGCAGGAGGCCAGAGTTCTCTTGTCTGGGGCATTGCTGTCTACATGCGTGTGTCCATGcccatgtaagcatgtgtgtccTGCTCTCCTGTTGGGGCTGTCAGGGGCCAGAGCAAGTGAGGACAGTCATGGGTCTGCTGAGGGGAAAATGCTGGCTTATCCTGCCTGGCGCATTCCGTTCCTGAATTCCAGCTTTTCTGTGGGATCAAGCCCGTTCCGTCACCTCTAGAATGTTCTCTCACACAGTCCCCGCAGCTCTTTGAGTCTCAGCCTGGAGTCACCCCACTGCTGCCCATTTGAAGATGGGGAAACTAAGGCAGATTTAGACATGATGGCGGCCAGGTTGATGAAGCCAGCCCAGTGACTTTCCAGCTGATGTGTCAGGACAGTCAGTCAGCCTGGGGACTTCTGTGGTGCTCAGGCACTGTAGTCACGGTGGCCTGCCCTCTGGAGCCACAGTCCTCGCTTGCCACAACCATATTATTAGACAGCATCTtaatatgtagcccaggatgtttttaaatttgccatcctgtctcccaagtactgaccCAGTGTTGGGGTGtagatcagtggtagagcccttgcccaCCTGCTAAGGGCCCTTGGTTCAGGCCTCAGCACCACCCCAGAAAGGGGATGGTGTAGAAAGGGCAGCaggtcagtaaaatgcttgtcaAGAAGAAATGAGTTGAAGCCCAACGCCCAGATAAAAAGGTAGGCATAGTGATATGCACCCCAAATCTCAGCCTTggaaaggtggagacaggggcCAGCCTAGCCAACTTGGTGACACCTTGTTCTCAGAGAGAGACCTCCTGGGCATAATGCTGCagattgtcttctggcctccacatgcatgcacacgtaatcacatacatgcacaccctaAGAGAATAACATATTCCCGGCAGAGGACTCAAAACTTAGCCCGGTCACGCATCATCTGTATGTCCTTGGCCATGTCACCATCTACTCTGAACCTGAATGTATCCGTTGTAGGCCTGGACCTCAGAAGAGGACTGATAGAAACTATAAGAGTttaacaataaaagcaaacagcGTAACTATTCCCCACAGCCTTGTGGCGTTGTTAGCCACCCAGAGCTGACTGAAAATACAGGAGGCTTTAGAGAGGCTCCATGCAATGACTTGATTTGGGCTCctttgggtgggggtggggacacccTGATGCCAGTTTCCTGTGATACCGAGGGCTCAGTGCACATAACTGGAAGACTTCAGGCCACTGGGACAGTCACTAAATGACCAGCCTCCTGAGTCCCTGCCACACAAGGGGCAAGTAACGCCACCTGTCTCACCAAGCAGGAGCACGGCCATGGTGCAGCTCAGGAACTTGCCGTGTGGTCTGTTGCCTGCTCtgggcctctgcctctgtctccccatctcAGTCCTCCAAGGGAGACCCCTTGAGACAGGGCCCCGAAACTTTCTCTGTCTTAGACTCCTAGCCCTAGCCAGTCAGGGGACCAGAGCGCTCTTCCGGGCTAGCAACAGTCTGAACCCCAGCTCTCATTCTCCTGACTGCGAGAGTTAGTGTAAACTTGGGCAATGAGGAATTTATTAATTAGCCTGGCTGTCTGGGCCAGATGGGGCCTGGGGGGTTCATGCCAGGAGCAGCCTTCCGGGGGGAGGGGAGCATCTGGTTCCCATTTAGTGGCCGCGGTGGGGAGGGGCCGCGGCACTAGAGAGGAGTTGCAGTGCTAGCTAGCTTTGTCTCCCCAGGAACTGTGGTTCCCCTGAAACCTCTTGCATTTTTGGAGGCTCACAGAGGAGTCCAGGCCTCTGAGGATTGGGGGACTGGGGATACAAATGCCCTGATCCCCTTCCTGGCAGCCAGGCTTCCTCCATGTGTgagggtgcacatgtatgtgatgtgtgtgtgtggacctgGTAGCTTCAAAGCCCAGAATCTTCTGGAAAAGGAAATGAGTTGAAAAAGCCTAGGCTAGAGCTACCAAGGTCCCAGGGTAATGGGGTCCTGCGGACACTTCTTGTGCAGAGGTGTCTCTCAGACATCTgatctcccaccccacccccatatgCCAGAGTCCTCAGGACATTGCTTCCTTTATGCCTGCCAGCTCTTCCTGGATAAGTCACGTgatcctctgagcctcagtttcccctgagCCTTGTCTTTTCCCAACTGGGAATGGGCACAATCATAGCCCCTTCTCCCACTGGGTAGCTCTCGGGCTTCCATgaccaatttcttttctttcttgcttgccttttttttccaagacagggtttctctgtataacattcatggctgtcctggaattcactctgtagaccagactggccttgaactcacagagatcctcctgcctctgcctcccaaaggcatgcatcaccactgccctaCCCATAACAAATTTCTATTTGGGCTAGGAGATGGCCCAAGTGGTGACTCTGGAAGACCTGAGTCGCATCTCTGGCACCCGTGTCAAAaaccagcatggtggcacatgcctgtgatacCCACAGTAGGGATGGGGACACAGGAGGATTCTTGGAGCCTGCCTATCTTAACACATGAGCACTAGGAGCCAGTAAGAGGCACTAAAGTGGAGGGTGCTGAGGGGAAAGTGACGAGGTCATCCTCTGGCTTTGCACCCATCTTCAACTGGTGTCCTATGTCCAGTAAACCATGAGAGCGTAAGCTGGTATGTGAATCCAGCCACATGGGTGCAGAAGCATCTATTGGGCACTTAGTGTATACGCGGGTGCAAGACACTGAGGACGCCAAGGTGAGCAAGATATCCTCAGGAGCATCAGAAGGAAGTGGGGCAGGTGGCATTCCGTGTACAACAGCCTGGGAGTGTGTTCACATTGCTACACGGTGAGGGGTTCAGCTAAGTGACTGCTGGACCGTGTTCTTGGCTCTGTTGTCCTTGGGAGTCAGTGAGCTACTCCTGAGACCTGAGACCCCGGAGGCACAGGAGACTTGGCTTGATTTCTCTCTTACCGCTTCTCCGCAGGTTCTGACGTCAACATGGACTCCAgcctcctcttgtctctgctgcttCTTCTGAGGCCCGTGCCTGTCATGGCCTACTCTGTGTCCCTCCCAGCCACCTTCCTGGAGGATGTGGGGGGCAGTGGGGAAGCTGAGGGTTCCTCAGCCTCTTCCCCCAGCCTGCCGCCACCCCGGACTTCAACCTTCAGCCCCACGTCAGGGAGACCCCAGCCCACAGCTCTGGAGGGCCCTGTGCCCCCCACTAACCTCCTGGATGGGATCATGGACTTCTTCCGCCAGTACGTGATGCTCATCGCGGTGGTGGGCTCTCTGGCCTTCCTGCTCATGTTCATTGTCTGCGCCGCGCTCATTACCCGCCAGAAGCACAAGGCCACAGCCTACTACCCATCCTCCTTCCCCGAGAAGAAGTATGTGAACCAGAGTGACCGGGCTGGGGGCCCCCCTGCCTTCAGCGAGGTCCCTGACAGGGCACCTGACAGCCGGCAGGAAGAGGCCCTGGGCTCATCCCAGCAGCTCCAGGCTGACATTCTGGCCGCTACCCAGAACCTCCGGTCTCCAGCCAGAGTGGTGCCAGGCAGTGGAGAGGGAACAAAGCTGGTGAAGGCTGAGGTGCCGAGCAGCCAGGAGGAGGTCCAGGAAGCCCCAGTATGCGGGGCCACCACAGAGAAGCTGGGGGTCTCAGAAGAGTCAGGCTCGGCAGAGGCTATAGGGGCTCCTAAAGCCAGTGAGGGCCAAGGAGGACAGGAAGGGTCTTTCTCTGCAGCAGAGGAATCCCAGGGACCAGCCGGGCCCCCTGAAAGTTCCTGTGCTTGCAGCAGCGTCTCCCCCAGTGTCTAACTGGCCCCAGAACTGCTGAGTCTGGCTGTCGGGTGCTCGAGGATCACCTCCTTGGTCAAGAAAGGCCTTCTGCTTTGATTGCTTCTTGACAACCCTCCTTGGCCATTGCTGACCAATCCTGACCCTGAATGGGCAGAACTGATGACCTCTGGTGCACCCGAGGACGCACCTGGCCAAGTTTCAGCGCCCTTAATGCTTCTTGCCCTCCTGGGGACTTCACCCTAAAGCACCACTTCTCTACAAGAGGAATGACAGACACACCCCAGATGGAGCTGCAAAACGAGGCAGTCCCCACAAGCAGCCAcacagcagaagaggaagaggccaGAGGTCCCTGGTGAGGCAGCAAACACTGCCAGTTCCATCTCTGCTGTGAAGACAAACAGGGCTGCCGGATTTGAACGTGTCAAGTGAATGGGCTTGCCATGATCCTCAGCTGCCTTTGCGCCACACGGGAAAAACAAAGTACAGCCTGTGTCCAGTTGCGCCAGGAACTGCTGCGGGTCTCCttctcatctctccatccccagaatGTCGGTGTCACTCTGCCTCCGCTCAGTGGACTTGATTAGTTAGGAAGCTCCTTGCAGGGACCCCCGCCTCATCACAGAGTTCCCCTAGTCACTCCGTGGATACACAAACTCAAAGTCACGTGAGCTGAGGATCCGCTGTGCCCTCTCTGAGCTGATGCACCTATTCTAAAGGTTCCTATTGGTCTGACTTTGCTTCTCTTTCCCCCATGCGTTAGTATTAGGGCAGTGACGATGGCTGCAAAGTCCAGCCTCACGGCACCCACTCTGGGAAATACTGTTCTCGGTTTCCTCTGGGGCACCCCATCGGACGATCTGGTTCAGAGTTGGAATGTGAGATACAGGGAGTCCGGTTCTCTCAAGTGTCAAGCAACCCTGAATTGAGAGTGGGCAACTCATCTTGCTGTTAATGCCGGGATGAGAGGGATGAGCAGAGATCTCCTCTGCCGGGGCCCTGAAGCAACCCGGAAGCCAAGGGACCTTTGGGACAAGTGTTCTGGATTCTGACACCCAGCCTGGAGTAGGGGCTTGGCCCATTCTTTGCTCACACAGTGGTCTGGCAGCCTGAGCCCACACCATTCCTCAGTCCTTGACAGTGTGGATGTTTTTCCTGTTGGAGGCTTTGGGGGGTTCCCCACACCTTCAATCAGGGACTCCTCAGCTCTTCAGGTGTGGAGATATAACATAATAAACCTTGATCTGGCTCAAGTCTCTGGACTGTCCATGGCTGCAGTCAGGGGTGTTCATGGGCTGTGGGAAGCATAAGGGGAGGGCATCAGCCAGGTCCGAGAGCTGAGGATGGAGCGGCAAAGAGAAAGATGGGTGCTGACAGGTGTCAGGGCCCACAGACCTGAGGATCCCTGGAGGTAGTGTGTCAAACACGTGACACACTGCTGCCTGGGTCTGCTGTGGGGCCACACCACAGCCACTTCCTCTTTGCACTGTGGGACAGGGCAGTGGTGAGGGCACAGCTGCCCATTCTCCGTAGGTGGGGTGAGTGTTAACGGGGCCTCGGGGACAATGACACCCACCCAGCCTTCAACTCCCCCAGTTCtagcttctttcttccctttgatGTTAAGTTCCTGTGTTGGTAAGCTCCTACTTGGGCCCAGGAACTGCTTTCTGGAATCCAGATGTGGCAGGATTTGGGAACACATGCCAGGTTCCCAggatggtggtggcagggaggctGTTTCCTACAGCCCTGATCCTTCAAGGATCCTACATCCAGTCTGAAAAGGCCCATGCTTAGGCTTCTGGAAACACAATGGCCTCTGTGTTGTACGGTTGGGAAGGACCCTCCTCTCAGCCCAGCCCAGCTTCCTCCGTGAACACCAGCAGAGCTGGGTCTGTTCGCTTAAACACACCCCATTCTAGTGTGCTGTGTGGCTCTGGCCAAGTGCCTCAGTTTCAATCGGTGCTGGGCTCTCTCCTTGCTTCTGAGTTCTGACTGTGGCCGGAAGTACAGAAGCTGCCTGGGGTCATGCCAAGACAACACTGGAAAGCAATTCTCAGTGCAGTGCCTCCCACTAATTCCAGGAGAACTCTCCAAAGAATACGGGGCACATGGCCTTAATGGTGGTATTCTCTGAtcctggagggggaggggtgaaggAGGCAGCCCGAGAGCCTCCGGTGCTGTTCCTCACGTCATgactctctcccaccctcccgcATTGCACACCATGCTAACTCCACCTCAGCCTTCAGCTCCTGGCCTAGACCCTATCCTGCCCCTTCCACACCTCTATGGCTCAGCGATGGCAGTAGCCCCAGATGAACACAGGTACCGGCCCACTCTGAGGACCTTGA
The Chionomys nivalis chromosome 3, mChiNiv1.1, whole genome shotgun sequence genome window above contains:
- the Tmem119 gene encoding transmembrane protein 119 — translated: MDSSLLLSLLLLLRPVPVMAYSVSLPATFLEDVGGSGEAEGSSASSPSLPPPRTSTFSPTSGRPQPTALEGPVPPTNLLDGIMDFFRQYVMLIAVVGSLAFLLMFIVCAALITRQKHKATAYYPSSFPEKKYVNQSDRAGGPPAFSEVPDRAPDSRQEEALGSSQQLQADILAATQNLRSPARVVPGSGEGTKLVKAEVPSSQEEVQEAPVCGATTEKLGVSEESGSAEAIGAPKASEGQGGQEGSFSAAEESQGPAGPPESSCACSSVSPSV